The genomic DNA AACTCCGTAAATGGTGAACCAGAAACTTCAAATCTTGAAAATATGAAAGAATTCAAAGAACCTCGCTTATCAAATGCTTACGTTGGAGCCTTTGTTAAGCAATCAACTTCTTCAAGAACCAAAGATTCAGAAAATTCCTGTGAGCATCGAAATATAGAGAAAAAGCAGGTGAGAAGGAGGCTTCACGTCAGCAGGCCCTATAAAGAAAGGCTTCTGAATATGGCAGAAGCCCGGAAAGAGATTGTTGCTGCTCTTAGGTTTCATAGAGCAAATATGAAACAGGCAGGTGAAAAACACCAGAAGTTGGAATCAGGGCCCGGAATTCAGGCACTGGAGAGTTCGACTGATGATCAAGTTTGTGCGGGCCATGAGGGTCAACTGAAATCCGGGAGCTCGAATTCAAGAATTTATGCTTCAAACTCTTTGGATTCCAATCTGCCCAACAATTCTGGTCCCGATTTCTCCTACTCTACAGGCTTTTGTTATTCTTCCAGTTCTTGGCCCATTTCGCCAAATGTGCAAGAAAATCTGAATTTTGCACTTCCAAGCCGAGCATTAGGCCTGAATCTGAATCTTCATGATTTCAACAATATTGACATCATCCCTTTCAATTTTGACGCTGACCGGTCATCAATTTACTCTTTTTCTTCCCCAGTTCCCGACGAAACTCCATGTGTGGTTGTCCCGCCTTCCACAGTGGTGGAAAGTGGGGATTCAGCCTTGCATCAGGTGATGGGTGATGAAGAGATTGCTGATACAAGATCCACCGGGGAGCAGCATCAGATGGAGTGGAATGATGCTGTGAATTTGGTGGATTCTTCATGGTGGTTGCGGAACATGGAAATTGGGAACGAGGATAAAAAAGACAAAGATTCTGTTGCATCTCCGTTTGATGAAGTCTTGGAAGTTCCGGCGTGGCTGAATGAAAATGAGAGCTGCTTGCAACGTCTGGATGATCAATACTTGCGTGATCCTACTTTGCCTTGGTAAGAATTGGCTTGTCGAAGTACTTAACATCACTAATTTAGATTAAAGATTCAATTTTTTAACCATTCCATAATCCAAAAATCGAGCCGAGCGTTTCccttgaacaaaaaaaaaataatgtaccCGATAATTGAATTAACTCATCATATTTTATCCTTTTTGGATGCTTCCTTTTTTGTGTTTCTCAAATTATGCCAACTACTAACCATATTCCCAAGAAAAATGCAGCACGGAGATGGAAGAAATTGAAGGAATGGATGGGGACTGGTTTGCCTGATGAGAAAGATTGATTGTTTCTTTTTTCACATGATTatccatttttggaaaattatataTGGGCCtagctagttttttttttgctccCTGTTTTTATGTTGAATTTTCTGTCAACTAAAATAAGACTTGCTTGATTGTGTAATGAGCTGGCAACCAGATGATTAAAACAACAGGCAATGAGGAAATTATTTTGTTCCTCTTCCCACGATTCTTGTTGAAGAATATTGGCATGTTATCTGATGAAGT from Primulina huaijiensis isolate GDHJ02 unplaced genomic scaffold, ASM1229523v2 scaffold206806, whole genome shotgun sequence includes the following:
- the LOC140966501 gene encoding uncharacterized protein, which codes for MRAKSSSPNSVNGEPETSNLENMKEFKEPRLSNAYVGAFVKQSTSSRTKDSENSCEHRNIEKKQVRRRLHVSRPYKERLLNMAEARKEIVAALRFHRANMKQAGEKHQKLESGPGIQALESSTDDQVCAGHEGQLKSGSSNSRIYASNSLDSNLPNNSGPDFSYSTGFCYSSSSWPISPNVQENLNFALPSRALGLNLNLHDFNNIDIIPFNFDADRSSIYSFSSPVPDETPCVVVPPSTVVESGDSALHQVMGDEEIADTRSTGEQHQMEWNDAVNLVDSSWWLRNMEIGNEDKKDKDSVASPFDEVLEVPAWLNENESCLQRLDDQYLRDPTLPCTEMEEIEGMDGDWFA